In Nitrospirota bacterium, a single genomic region encodes these proteins:
- the tuf gene encoding elongation factor Tu (EF-Tu; promotes GTP-dependent binding of aminoacyl-tRNA to the A-site of ribosomes during protein biosynthesis; when the tRNA anticodon matches the mRNA codon, GTP hydrolysis results; the inactive EF-Tu-GDP leaves the ribosome and release of GDP is promoted by elongation factor Ts; many prokaryotes have two copies of the gene encoding EF-Tu) produces EMVMPGDNVSMTVELISPIAMEKELRFAIREGGRTVGAGVVTEVMV; encoded by the coding sequence AGAGATGGTGATGCCTGGAGACAACGTCAGCATGACGGTAGAGCTGATCTCACCGATAGCGATGGAGAAGGAACTGAGGTTCGCAATCAGGGAAGGTGGCCGCACGGTTGGTGCCGGTGTCGTCACCGAGGTCATGGTATAA
- the rpsJ gene encoding 30S ribosomal protein S10 — translation MNQKIRIKLRAYDHKVLDQSLKEIVDTAQRTGARVAGPIPLPTHISKITVLRSVHVDKKSREQFEIRTHKRLIDIHDATPQTVDALMKLELAAGVDVEIKL, via the coding sequence GTGAATCAGAAGATAAGAATAAAATTACGGGCATACGACCATAAGGTCCTTGACCAGTCACTGAAAGAGATTGTGGATACTGCGCAGCGTACAGGCGCACGTGTTGCCGGGCCAATCCCCCTGCCCACGCATATCAGCAAAATTACCGTGTTGCGGTCTGTTCATGTTGACAAGAAGTCAAGGGAGCAGTTTGAGATTCGGACACATAAAAGACTGATCGATATACATGATGCAACGCCGCAGACCGTTGATGCGCTCATGAAGCTTGAGCTGGCGGCTGGCGTTGATGTGGAGATAAAATTATGA